ATCATTCAATTTGAAGCGGAAACAGCCTAACAGAACTGCTGAGAATATCTTCATCTGTCTATAAGCAAACTCTTTTCCAAGACAAATCCGAGGACCTGCCTGCAGATTAATGAAAACTCATTTTAGATTATTAAACAAGCTAATTTTCCAATCTAATTCTCTGTATTGAATGGCGCATAATAGTAAATATATATTTCggcaaaagaaaaaggaaaaaattagAAACATTAATGTCAAATGCCAAAAAAACAATCTACTGACCTGAAAAGTTGTAAACTTGAAGGGGCTCTGTGGCTGAAAAATGCCATTCTCATCAAGCCATCTTTCTGGTCTAAATTCCTCTGCATCATCACCCCATATGAATTTCATCCGACCCATTGCATAAGGTTGATAAGATACCATATCTCCTTTATTTACACTAAACCCATCTGGTAATGTATCATCAGAAAAACAAATCTTTGCATCCTGAGTAAAAGAAGTTCAGGGCTTAGAATCTATTTAATCTACAAACAAGTCAACAATAAAGTTCTCCATTAACAGAATCATGGAAACTAGTGGAAGATATTAGCATGTTTAGATtagcttctcttttctcaaaatcaattccagaagctactcacagaagttccccataattgattctaacttcagaatcaattgtagattGACATCGCGATCTTGCACTTGAAATTaagttcaaatttcaaaacatcgagTCATGTCACCTTCAAAGTTGTTTTAATTCTGACCATCTTAGATTTCAGGTGTTAGACCTAACTCTACCCTAGAAACTAACTCAAGGGTGAAGATTGCTCTACCTTTATAAGGAATTAGTCAGCCGTATGGCATTGATGCTTACCACGGGAACTGCAGGATGGAGTCTGAGAGTTTCTGTAATTGCTGCGTGGAGATAATTCATCTTTTCGAGAGCTTCATCTGTTACACTAGACACAAACTCAGTGCAGCTACTGATTGTTTTTGTGTTTATTGCTTCTCTCACTTCTTCTGCAGCTTTTTCTTGTACTGAAGGGTATTTGCAGAGCATGTACATGAACCAAGCAAGTGTGGCAGCTGTTGTGTCTTTCCCAGCAATAACGAAGTTCAGAATTATATCTCTTAAGTATGTCGAATCATACTCCTTCACTTCCAGAAACCTTGAGAGAATGTCTCCTCGAATGCTCTACATGGTCCATGCAAAGTGAAAATTACATTACACGCATATTTGTAATCAGAAATATAACTCACATGTTAAGTAGACTTACAGCAGAATCATCTTTTGAAGTCTGCATTTGCTGAACTCTAGTGTTTATTAGCTTAAAGACAAATGCAGTTAAGATTTCAGTGTTCTTTCTTAATGTAGCCTCTGATCCAATATTCAGAAATTTCTTTATCTTCCAGAAGACATCAACATATCGATATAGGGTCAATGCACTAGCAGTATCAAAAGCATGGGCAAATTTCTTCCCTTCTTCATTAGATCCACACATGCTGTCAAGTTCAGTTCCAAATGCAACTTGGAAAATTGAATCCAGAGTTGATTTCATTAAAAGGTCCTATAAGTTATTGGAGCAAATCAACAGACTAATCAAGGAGATGAAAAAATGCAATATACCATCTTTCAGAGAATTTATTACCCACTTGGATTTCCAACTTATTATTAGAAGTTGCAGCTTCAGACACTATGTCTGCAACTTTTGCTGCATTCTTTCTGAATATAAAAGTGCTGAAGTCCCTTAACATCTTTGTAGAGAATTCATGACTTGATATCTTCCTTTGTTCACGCCATTTCTCACCATCAACAGTGAAAATGCCATCACCTAGTAAATCCTTCAAATTTTCATAGTTGTACAACCCCTACACAAAAAACTTGGAGGAATAAAATTGAAGCCGGTAAGCCAAACTCAATCCTTTTAAGAATAAAACAAATGCATATATGAACAGTATACCTATACAGCCTATACCCCTACCCATTCCTGGGAGCTATGCAATTATGCATAGAATCATATATGTACCAATTAATATTTTGTGCCCTTGCCAAGATGTTTTGTAATATATATTACTTAATATTTCTGGAATTCTCTGCTTAAGCTCCTTTTAACTATTCTCCACATGTTAAATATATGAAAAATAGACAAGCCTAGCATAAAAGGATCTAATCTACCTTCAAATGAAGGGGTGATCATAACCAAGTTTCAATGTCTCATTTTGAAGgggaattttttaatttcaaagcCATCAAAGCCACAATAAGAGGCTCAGAAGTCAGAACCAACTGGTTTCTAATCTTAGTACCCTTCAGATCCATCAATTCCAACTTTCCAAGGTTTTCACAATATGCAGGCAGTGATCATGAAAGGAATCAGCCAAGAATAAGAAAGAAACTGATATTATTCAAGATAGAAAACTACAACAATGCTGAGAAATCCAAGAGTCTCAGCTCCTCTCCCTAAATCCCAATCCCAAATGATCCAAAAGATGATAATTCAACACTTTCATTTAATCTTAAAACTTATGCATCTATCTACTGCAATACCCATATGTGAAAGTCAATGAGAACAGCTACCAATGAATTCATCCAATAACAAAGTATGTACCTTTccataattttcaaaattggtttTGAGTATATACTCAACATTTCTAGGTTCTGCTGTATAAATCTCATTCCTGAAAGGGTTGAGCAACCTGTATGTCCTGTACTTCCGTGCAAGATCAGTCATGTAATGATGCAACCTGTTGAAATTGAGCATCTGATTCAATACAGTTCCAGCAACAGGGTGGTACTTCTTTCTGTGTCTTTTGTTCCATTTTTGGAACAGAACTGTAACCACCAAAACAGTTAAAGCTGCAGACAGAACTGCAAAGTGGGAAAGATTTGAAAGAAAATCCATGAATTGCATGATCGGAAGATGAAGTTGTGGCAGTCAACTGTTTTGTCCTAATATATCATTTAGTTTAAGAGATTTATAATTATGAttgatatatattatattaattaaagtACAATTGTTTAAACTTCTTCAAACTAACTCACACTAAATGaactaaataaaaatgtaaatCAAACGTAATATTAAATTAGGTCTAAAGGTGTccaattatataaaaaaaaagtgtctaAGGTGAACTATCACTAATCATCTAAGTCTCTCATCGGTGGAAGAGATCTATTTTTGGTTTATAACAACTGGTCAGTCTAAAATACAGCTAATATAAATTAGTTTGTTAGTTTTTTATGCATTAgacttttattattttatctcaaaacagtatttaatttttttcttcttatttatcAAGTTAAACATGTTGGTCTctattatattaataattttatttagaaATGAACTTCTGGCATATCAGACTCATGAAgtcaaaaaatatttcaaaagttgtttatctttatttgaaaaaaataattttgcttTTAAATAACctctttttaataaaaaatagaggataaaataaataattttattttaaatttacatAACTAATTAAAAGTAACAATTTCTATAATGAACATCGTAGTATGCTAATTCATTTCTTATGTGTAATGAACTTGTGAACTCAATATTTTGAGACTGATTtctttaaatttaatatttttttgatattttttctaAAAGAATAGACTTTGTGACGATTTCtctaatttcaatattttataataatttgtaTTCTCAATTAATCAACTCATCTACtaagttgaaatttttttgttctatagctaaattaaaataagagaaaaataaaatatataaatgcaGTATATGAATATGATagctttccgatgtaccaaaaaaaagtatatgAATATGATGTGCAACAAAAGGAAAAACATGattgagagaaaaataaagtgtATGTATGTAATGTTTGGGTGTTAAAAATTACGATTAACCCCGGTTATGATGGCTTTCATCTTGAAGTTCAACGTTTGACATGATGAGTTATTAGCTTGATCCCCTTTGTTTTGGTTCTGGGAGCTAGACAAGTTGAGCAAGAGTACTGGGAACATTAGAAGTAGGAAAAACATCAAAAGCTCAAATACATTGTATCTGCAATCATCTGGAAATTAAATACTTTATCAAATGGACAAAGTAGCATGAAAAACACATCAGTTTTTCCAACTTTTTTTTGGTGATCAATCAGTGTTTCCACCTATACATACTAGTCTCAGAATCGATTTTGGTTTCCAAAAACTACTCACAAAAGGTTCtcttcataattaattttgcctCTAGGATTCATTGTACAGATGCACTTATATTTGACAGAACCTTATTCCAATCGTTATCCTTCATATAGTAAATAGTAATACATCATGGAAGTGCAATGGTAATCTTACAACATCTACCTTCACATAATAATCATCTTATTGATTCATGAATTACAAAATAATATGAATATCTATAATATGAGCCTCTACTTCAGGCAAACATCTTCTGAGAAGCCATTGCCATTCTCTCCTATATTGGTCTTGGCCCCAGATAAAATGGGAGAGTGATGAGGATCCCCCAAAGGGAAGCATGAGATAACAACTTTTCCCCAAGCTCTTCCAGTTTCTAGATATCTAAATGCCTCTATCACATTGTCAAAATGATATGGACCTGTGGGATCAATCACAGCTTTGAGCTCCCCTCTTTCCAAATATGGCTCAAGCTTTTCCAAGCTTTCCCCAGAGACTGTCAAACTTGAGTAAACTGCTCTGGGATGTGATGGAGGCCATGTTATGTCAACTATTGCTGCATCATCCTTTGCTACCACAACAGATTTCTGGCAATCCCCTGAAAATTTTATGGCATGTATTGAACTTTCAATTAAAGACAGCACAATTAAAAAGATGTAATGCAAGCCATCAAATACAAGACATGTAACCAACAAGTCCCATCACAGTTGGTAGATAACTAGCCCCATAAGCATTTAGTCGATGATTCGATCATTGGACGGTGTGTATGGAGAAAGATTCGTTGGGAGAGGTTTACCCAGTTAATGCGATCTCCGAGCCTCTAGATGATTAGTCTCATGGCTACCGGCTGCGGGGATACCTTAGTAAtaccataaaaataaaaatagaagatatgtatatatattaaatatcagATGAAAAAAACTTACCAACTGTgtcataaagaaaatcaaacttCTCCTCAATGTCTTCATATTTAATCTTTGTGTAGTCCACCACTTTATCAGCACCTAACTGCTTGACAAATTCCACTTTTGGGGTACTAGTTGTGGCCACCACATAAGGAGCTCCATACAAATGTTTGGCAAGCTGAATAACCAAATTCCCTACCCCTCCTGCTCCACCAACTACAAAAATTGTCTGGTCCTTCTTATAACTTGCAGTGGTGAAGCCTTCTATTGCTGTCTGAACTGCCAAAGGCAAGCTTGCAGcctcctcaaaagaaagacattTTGGTTTTCTTGCAACCAAGCTCTCTTCCACCACAATGAATTGTGCCAAAGTTCCAAGCTGCTTTGGTTTTTCCTCAGCATTGAAATCTTGGATGTTGCCATAGACCTCATCGCCTATATCAAATTTAGCAACATCAGCACCTTTTCCTATCACGACACCAGCCATGTCGCAGCCCGGAACCACCTGCATAAATCCATGTATATATCAGTATCTCCTAGATTAATTTATGCAAATAACAAGTAATTAAGGAAATCAACTATTAAAGAAGTTACCAGAAGCACAAGACATGTGTGTTTGGTTTAACACTTTAGTTGCTCATATGTCCCCATAAGCGCTTATTGCATAAGCGCACTAAGtgttattcataagctattttgagaagtttattgaaataagcCCAAAACATGATATAAGTAGATATAATTAGTCATAAGTCATTAGCTGATTTAagcaacttatgaaaataagttcaaaacagCTTGAAGGTAAGTTATAAAGgtatttacataagctctcgAACACTTGCATAAGCGTTTATGTTATAAGATAGTCTCAAATAAGGTGACTTGTGTAGCAAACAACTAGATAAGAATCTTGAAATGAAAAATTCCTTGCTCAATCTTGCAATTCACAAATAGCTATTGTTGTATAATTGTTACTTCCCCAAGTTTAGTTGCTTAGACTATAGATTCTGGTGCATCAGCAGGTTTAGACATTGTTCCTCTAATGATTGTCCTGGCGAGCATTAATAtgatcatttattttaaaatttgagcAAATTTAGAGTTTCATACTTACAGGGAAATCAGAAGGAAAGATAGGACGTAGACGCCTCTTGAAATCAATTGGATTTAATGCAGCAGCATGAACTTGGACAAGTAGTTGCTTATTCTGAGGAGTGGGAATTGGTAAACTCCCCAGCTTAAGGACTTCCTTAGGACCATACTCCTCATAGAACCAAGCTTTCTGTGTGTTCatattaaaatttaacaaaTTTCTTCTCAATTGTTTTTAGATAATCAGCCCTGTGAAccactatatatatattaagttgATGAGTGAGACAAAGGGATGCTAGTGTCATCAAAACTAAGAATCAACAACAAAGACTTTTTCCTACTTAGTGATGTTAGTCATATGGATCAATCAAAATGTTGTAACATAAATCATGTTTAAGGACACACcaattaaattcaaattttactAAATTACTTGGTCTATAGTTTTCTTCTGTTTATACTAGTTACCTCTAACTATTGGATTGTCTTCCCTCAATTCTACGCTTAGTACTGTTACTTCTACATGTTTTTCCCCAAATGCCTAAACTATCTAAATGAGACCATCTTTTCTACAAAACTCTGTAGAAAAGAGGATATAGAAAAGAATACATATTTATCTTAGAGTTAAAGAAGGCATAGAAAATGACAAATCAACTACCTTCCAAATGAGAATAATGTCATATTATCAGCAGTCCAATGGGAACTAAATTCAACAATAGGACAAAAACTGAGATGGTAACAAGTAAGAGATATGAATTTTCACTCCTTAACAGTTCTTGTACAGGTTGTATGGAAACAGTATGATTGGCGcccttttcttcattttcttcaataTAACCGTGCACTTGCGGTCCTATCTAAGGGGAGACCGAGAAGAGGAGAGAACTCTATTAATGGGCATAAGATCAGAATACTGATccgacaccacatcttaacagTAAACTATAAGGCAATGAGTCTGTGAGTCTAGACACTTATATTGCCTTTGATTAACTCATTCTTAACCGATATGAGACTTGAGTCACATTTAATGGTCCAACATTATCTCGTACTTGAGAAGAGCTAATCGAAAACCACCCATAATTGATCATGTGATCTATGACAGAGGAAGTGATGAATTATCTGGTATTTGAGGATAACCAATTCATGAATGGCTCTCATAGCTTGCTGATAAGGCTGTGCATGTTCCTTGTAGATTGAAGTAGACACATTTGAGTTGAGATTAATTCACTTTGGCCCATAGTGCGTACGAAATTTGGCTCTAAATCACACACTGAAAGCAAGttatcagaaaaaaaattagttggAATTCATTTTCAGTAGCAGAGTTCTCAAAGGATGCAAGTAGCTTGAAAGAGATGTCGTGAACTTGTGATCGTGAATGTTATCTATAATCAACTACCAGTCAATGCATGTGCTAAGCATTTCGTTGATCCTTAGAAATTATTCTCATTCAATCCAAAAACGAGAAGTTAAGTAAAATAAAACTTGGGTTAACTGTGTTTTCGATCCCTCTAACTATTGACTTAGTCTGGTTTTGATCCCCGTTGGAGTTTTCTCTCATTTTGCTCCCTCCTTTTTCTCTGAAATGAATCTAGTTTAGTTAATCCTAGCTCCGGTGAGAGCTAACTGGCCAGTCATGGGCAATGCCAAGTTATGTGTCTATGTGTTGAATGATCTGGTGGTAACATGGCACTTGAATCATCATAGTCACACATTAGCATGTTTTTCTTTGTCACGAGAGTTAAGACAAATAGATCAGCaaaaatccataatatatacattcaggGGTTTTTCTAGGTCCAATCATCGCATACGTGGCATCTCATGATTggctaatttcattaaaaatcctACATGGCAATCATTCCTCCTTTCCATACAAGGTATGTACTTTTTCTCATctgaaatcaatttttcatgTCTTTGATGTGTGTTATTGTAATCTAATCTCATTCCTTCAAAATTCATGTTTTACTAACCCTAATATGTTATTCTCCTCATTCcctttcaacaatttttttacaGGATTATAGTGTCATTAGACCTATAGACGCTGAAAATAACAATTTCACGAATATGGATCAAgggtatattattattattgatccCGTGAGTGTTCTGCAAATTAATGGAAATTAGAGGCGGTGACATAATTTGTATTAGGTTTGAAAGAATAGAAAATAGAATTATTGAAGTTAAGGTGGTGTATGGAAATATTTAGTTAGTTGTTATTCATTCCAAAATTTAATCAGTTGTTGTTTTGTCTTGGGTATCTTTTcgtggttttgtttttctcaatctacatgagaggattgttctcatgatttaatttatttatcaaataaaatccaagattaattgttatttttttcattctggaattgttctcatgatttactttgtttttcctttgttttacaCGTACAATTTTTTCCTTGACTTCATCACTTTGTCTTGTGGGCTGAATCAAGCTTGATATATTTGACAATTTTGCATTCACCCGCgatttataataataagataCTCATATATGTCCAATGGTGCTTCTTTTCTTTGTCATCCTTTTACGGTCAAGATCCAAACaagattatatataaaaaagaactttagtcaaataccaaaaacactttttaccatacatttttaaaaataaaaattgtttttaatagcCAATTTAAGTTAgtctaatatcaatatcattcatgtcaaattattgctttatacgattttaaaaaaaaatctcttttaAAATAAGTTCCATttttaagatgaaaaaaaaaacgtttaaataattaattacgagaatctcattttccttggtttaaaaataatttcaaattttaaaatgataaaaaaggtaaaaaaaaattaattactttttaaattcgGTAGCCaagttttatataaggaaaaatattttcgaaattaattatttatttccttatataaaccacttaattatattaatttccttatttaaaatcataaaagacattaaatgtcttatggaataaatgctattttcgtaTTTTTTAaacaaggaaatttaaaataattaaataaattttaatgcattgactatttatttaagaaaaatattttcgaaattaactatttattttattcaatttccttatataaatcacttaattatattaatttccttatttaaaatcataaaaaacattaaatgctttatggaataaatgctattttcagtttttttaaataaggaaatttaaaataattaaataaattttaatgcattaactatttatttaagacaaatattttcgaaattaattatttatttccttcaattctcTTATATAAAccatttaattatattaatttctttatttaaaatcataaaagacattaaatgttttatgaaataaatgttattttcgttttttttaataaggaaatttaaaataattaaataaattttaatgcattgactatttatatAAGACAAatgttttcaaaattaattatttatttccttcaattctcTTATATAAAccatttaattatattaatttctttatttaaaatcataaaagacattaaacgttttatggaataaatgctattttcgttttttttaataagaaaatttaaaataattaaataaattttaatgcattgactatttatttaaggaaatatttttgaaattaattatttatttccttcaatttccgtATATAAACTACTTAATTGTATTAATTTTCTAATTTaacatcataaaagacattaaatgttttatgaaataaatgctattttcgtttttttttaaataatgaaattcaaaataattaaataaattttaattcattgactatttatttaaggaaaatattttcgaaattaattatttatttccttcattttccttatataaaccacttaattatattaatttctttatttaaaatcataaaagacattaaatgcattatgaaataaatgttattttcgtttttt
This portion of the Lotus japonicus ecotype B-129 chromosome 3, LjGifu_v1.2 genome encodes:
- the LOC130746637 gene encoding 2-methylene-furan-3-one reductase-like, which codes for MNTQKAWFYEEYGPKEVLKLGSLPIPTPQNKQLLVQVHAAALNPIDFKRRLRPIFPSDFPVVPGCDMAGVVIGKGADVAKFDIGDEVYGNIQDFNAEEKPKQLGTLAQFIVVEESLVARKPKCLSFEEAASLPLAVQTAIEGFTTASYKKDQTIFVVGGAGGVGNLVIQLAKHLYGAPYVVATTSTPKVEFVKQLGADKVVDYTKIKYEDIEEKFDFLYDTVGDCQKSVVVAKDDAAIVDITWPPSHPRAVYSSLTVSGESLEKLEPYLERGELKAVIDPTGPYHFDNVIEAFRYLETGRAWGKVVISCFPLGDPHHSPILSGAKTNIGENGNGFSEDVCLK
- the LOC130746636 gene encoding cytochrome P450 704C1-like produces the protein MQFMDFLSNLSHFAVLSAALTVLVVTVLFQKWNKRHRKKYHPVAGTVLNQMLNFNRLHHYMTDLARKYRTYRLLNPFRNEIYTAEPRNVEYILKTNFENYGKGLYNYENLKDLLGDGIFTVDGEKWREQRKISSHEFSTKMLRDFSTFIFRKNAAKVADIVSEAATSNNKLEIQDLLMKSTLDSIFQVAFGTELDSMCGSNEEGKKFAHAFDTASALTLYRYVDVFWKIKKFLNIGSEATLRKNTEILTAFVFKLINTRVQQMQTSKDDSASIRGDILSRFLEVKEYDSTYLRDIILNFVIAGKDTTAATLAWFMYMLCKYPSVQEKAAEEVREAINTKTISSCTEFVSSVTDEALEKMNYLHAAITETLRLHPAVPVDAKICFSDDTLPDGFSVNKGDMVSYQPYAMGRMKFIWGDDAEEFRPERWLDENGIFQPQSPFKFTTFQAGPRICLGKEFAYRQMKIFSAVLLGCFRFKLNDEKANVTYKTMINLHIDGGLEVKAFHRDRN